From Helicobacter sp. MIT 99-5507:
TAATAACTAAAATATTCTCTTAAAAAATGCACCCCTTCACAAAATAAATCCATAGCATAGATATAATCATTTAGCACGATTCCATCATCATTTAGTTTTAAGGTGATAGGAGAATCTTGTAGCTTAGAAATAAAATATGCTTCTCTATCTTTCATAAATTATGCCATTTTCAAAGACAAATCAATCCAAGTTGCATGATGGATTAAAGAACCAATACTTATTGCATCAACTTTAGTTTTTGCATAATCTAAAATATTTTCTTTTGATATATTTCCACTTGCCTCAAGCAAAATATGTGGATAATATTTATTTCTATGGCTTACAACTTCAATAATATCATTTGGCTTCATATTATCACACATAATAATATCAACACCACACTCCATTGCCTCTTTTGCCATATTTATACAATCGCATTCAATCTCTATTTTTGAAGTCCATGGAATCTTAACCCTAGCTTCTCTTATAAAATCAGCCAAATTTGAAATATGAGATAAATTTGTATCTTTTAACATCAAACAATCATCTAATCCTAAGCGATGATTTCTAGCACCACCATTTAAAACAGAATATTTTTCAAATTCTCTTAAATTTGGTCTAGTTTTTCTAGTATCCAAAAGAATAGTATTAAATGAATTTTCTTGCAAGATTCTTGTATATGACTTTACATTTGTAGCAATACCTGAGCTATGTTGCAAAATATTTAACAATGTCCGCTCAATTTTTAATATCCAAAGATATGAGCCACTTATTTCTAGCAAAATATCATATTTATTAAATTCTTCTCCATCATTAAAATAAAATCTAGATTCTAAGCCTACAAGACTAAGCAAAATAGATATATATTTTTTTCCAGAAAATACACCATCATCTTTTGCAAGGACATTTGCTTTTACTATCTTATCATCACATATTTTAGAAAATAAATCTCCTCTACCTATATCTTCATTTAGCGCATTTTTAATAAATTCTAATTCACTCATGATAATTCCAGCATTTTATTTAGTGCTTTTCTTGCATAATGCACGCAATCATGGCTTAGCTCTATTTCATTATAAGGCATTTCATCACTAAAAGATTTCATTACATCATATAAATCTTGAATACTTGTCTCATTCATAGTAGGGCATTCTGGCTTACTTGAAGATAGCACAAAAATATTTTCTTTATTTCCATTTTTCTTTCTTAATCTATTTACAAGATTAAATTCTGTGCCAACTGCTACTTTTGCATTTTCATCTAAATTTGATACAAAAGAAATAATTTGACTTGTAGATCCTACAAAATCAGCAGCTCTTACTACACT
This genomic window contains:
- the nadC gene encoding carboxylating nicotinate-nucleotide diphosphorylase; this encodes MSELEFIKNALNEDIGRGDLFSKICDDKIVKANVLAKDDGVFSGKKYISILLSLVGLESRFYFNDGEEFNKYDILLEISGSYLWILKIERTLLNILQHSSGIATNVKSYTRILQENSFNTILLDTRKTRPNLREFEKYSVLNGGARNHRLGLDDCLMLKDTNLSHISNLADFIREARVKIPWTSKIEIECDCINMAKEAMECGVDIIMCDNMKPNDIIEVVSHRNKYYPHILLEASGNISKENILDYAKTKVDAISIGSLIHHATWIDLSLKMA